Proteins from a single region of Fodinibius sp. Rm-B-1B1-1:
- a CDS encoding RagB/SusD family nutrient uptake outer membrane protein codes for MKNIFKNITTALLVVFVVSSCDVTNQTPQQSLPSETVLTTEDGANSTLAGAYSAYQEVIEDDYVFAELAADYAGHSGSYPSWASVNQHNLLPTNAEGRDMWIEYYELINITNNLIGNVPDIEEDGFSDAEKNQIVAEAKILRALAYHSLVRYFGGVPLITTPTTSLGEESFVERSSVSAVYDQIVTDLEQAESTLGADGSANSRTATGYTAKALLARVHLYQGNHGAAEDYATEVIDSGTFALGTYEGLFGNTPSTAEPIFRLEFTSEDDNSLSFFARPNGYGGRREYAPTSDYTSAFANEDMRELVNLTDFDPSEGNGSELAKYFELEGNDDVIIVRLAEMYLIRAEARGLKDTPDYGGVASDLNMVQRRAYENQEPSGGPYSTDYAAADFTSDQEVIDAVMYQRGLELAQEGHRWFDYKRLGMATSQFGIDQAMTLWPIPQREMDSNPNLEQNPGY; via the coding sequence ATGAAGAACATATTTAAAAACATAACAACTGCATTGTTGGTTGTGTTTGTGGTTTCGTCATGTGATGTGACCAATCAAACCCCCCAGCAAAGTTTACCATCGGAGACGGTGTTAACCACCGAAGATGGAGCTAATTCCACTTTGGCTGGTGCGTATTCCGCATATCAGGAAGTAATTGAGGATGATTATGTATTTGCTGAATTAGCCGCCGATTATGCCGGGCATTCAGGTTCTTATCCTTCTTGGGCATCTGTTAACCAGCATAATTTACTGCCAACGAATGCTGAAGGCCGTGACATGTGGATTGAGTACTATGAATTGATTAATATCACAAATAACCTTATCGGGAATGTTCCTGATATTGAAGAGGATGGATTTTCTGATGCTGAAAAGAATCAGATCGTTGCGGAAGCTAAAATTCTGCGAGCATTAGCTTATCATTCTCTAGTACGTTATTTCGGTGGTGTACCACTGATTACTACCCCAACCACTTCGTTGGGTGAGGAAAGTTTTGTAGAGCGAAGTTCGGTTTCGGCTGTGTATGACCAGATCGTAACTGATTTGGAACAGGCCGAAAGTACATTGGGGGCTGATGGTTCAGCCAATTCTCGTACTGCTACTGGATATACTGCTAAAGCTCTATTAGCTCGCGTACACTTATATCAAGGTAATCATGGGGCAGCAGAAGACTATGCTACTGAAGTGATTGATAGTGGTACATTCGCTCTTGGTACTTATGAGGGCTTATTTGGTAATACTCCTTCTACTGCTGAACCAATTTTCAGGTTGGAATTTACCTCAGAGGATGATAATTCTCTTTCATTTTTTGCGCGCCCGAATGGTTATGGTGGACGTAGAGAGTATGCTCCTACGAGTGATTACACTTCCGCTTTTGCAAATGAAGATATGCGCGAATTAGTTAATTTAACTGATTTTGATCCCAGTGAAGGTAACGGTTCAGAGTTAGCTAAATATTTCGAGCTTGAAGGTAATGACGATGTTATCATCGTACGACTTGCAGAAATGTATCTTATTCGTGCAGAAGCGCGTGGTTTAAAAGATACCCCTGATTATGGCGGTGTTGCTTCAGATCTAAATATGGTCCAGCGACGAGCATATGAAAATCAAGAGCCTTCGGGAGGCCCATACTCCACAGATTATGCTGCAGCTGATTTTACTTCCGATCAAGAGGTAATTGATGCTGTTATGTATCAACGTGGTTTAGAGTTAGCACAAGAAGGTCATCGCTGGTTTGATTATAAGCGTTTGGGTATGGCTACCAGTCAGTTTGGAATTGATCAAGCAATGACCTTGTGGCCAATACCTCAACGAGAAATGGATTCCAATCCAAATTTAGAACAAAATCCTGGTTACTAA
- a CDS encoding SusC/RagA family TonB-linked outer membrane protein — MLRKLLSTAIFTLFLAATTLAQDGTVTGTVTDAETGETLPGVNVVINELQTGASTDAEGVYTISGVPSGTYTIQASFIGYRTYTQEIEVGAGETTHNIQMRSDVLGLDEVVVSALGFESDRDESGVSTSNIGGETVGETGEENLLNSLSGLASGMRVTSSGGDPGAGSYILIRGQSTITGDTQPLFVIDGVPVENSTLGQGIDGVAQQSRINDLNPDDIESIEVLKGASAAALWGSRAINGVVVVKTKAGQTSGDKPVNVSFKSSVKTSELNKTVPLQTQFGQGSGGAYSYGSSDSWGDYIPDREGGEDLQVTSPTGPFGNLYNGYGVDNNDNEYYVIPSAGATNSNTGEVLGPHGGKRSTQTYDHGDEVFQNGLTIENSLSLSGGDQDGTYYLSIGNVSQEGIIRNNSNYNRTNVRFTADQQFGDLNLSGSAAYNKNTSDRIQQGSNLSGIFLGGLRTSPDFNNSVYELDYYDTAGNLFPDKHRAYRNPIASADNPGYDNPFWTIENNENSSVVNRLIGKVEASYDPTSWFNLTGRVGLDRYQDRRYSFFPVYNATYDPGQMTEETISEYQINTDIIARATHQLNEDFSGSALVGFNFNHREFDNVGATAENFTLPGDFRDLENTAPDQRYPFNGESTVRTAAVYSELKLNAYDQLFLTVTGRGETASTFGEEASSTFFYPSVSAAWQFTDLDALSDNSILSFGKLRASWGQVGRQPGPYLTITDYVPASFGTGWGPALSASNYGGGYVRSTNQGNANLKPETKTEMEAGLDLRFFDDRVRPSVTFYQNETTDAIFSVDVAASTGFAGQTANAATLENKGVEVELGVDWIASNDFNWTTNLHWSTNENEVTDLQGTESIFLAGFAGTSSRAVEGEALGVLWGVPYARDESGNLELSNAGFPTVNATEGVLGDPNPDWIGGVTNTFNYKGVELSFMIDIKHGGDIWNGTKGALYTFGTHEDVGTMTTVSANEAQNLVTYGGSTIADLANSYDNGSYNGYAVQNDDGSYTFRGRVHDFGGGEVALDESWYTDLGGGFGPVAEEFIQDGGYVRLKQVKLGYTLSNEWLSSKTGLSSVNLSAQGNNLLLFTDYDGIDPATNLTGPSNGRGLDYFNNPNTRSLIFTLRVNY, encoded by the coding sequence ATGCTTAGAAAGTTACTTTCTACAGCAATATTTACGTTATTTCTTGCAGCTACTACGTTGGCTCAAGATGGCACCGTGACGGGTACTGTTACGGATGCAGAAACTGGTGAAACCTTACCAGGCGTAAATGTTGTGATCAATGAATTGCAAACAGGTGCTTCTACAGACGCTGAAGGTGTTTATACTATTAGCGGGGTACCAAGTGGCACATACACCATTCAAGCTTCATTTATTGGGTATAGAACATATACGCAAGAAATTGAAGTTGGAGCAGGTGAAACTACTCATAATATTCAGATGCGTTCTGATGTCTTAGGGCTCGATGAGGTTGTTGTAAGTGCCCTTGGTTTTGAGAGCGACCGAGATGAATCAGGTGTTTCAACATCAAACATTGGTGGAGAAACAGTTGGTGAAACAGGTGAGGAGAACTTGCTTAATAGCCTATCAGGATTGGCCTCGGGTATGCGAGTAACAAGTTCTGGCGGTGATCCCGGAGCTGGATCGTATATCCTTATCCGAGGGCAAAGTACAATTACTGGGGATACACAACCACTTTTTGTTATTGATGGTGTACCCGTAGAAAATTCTACTTTAGGTCAGGGAATTGACGGGGTTGCTCAACAGTCTCGTATTAATGACCTAAACCCTGATGATATAGAATCGATTGAAGTACTGAAAGGTGCTTCGGCTGCTGCTCTTTGGGGTAGTCGTGCTATTAATGGTGTTGTAGTTGTAAAGACTAAAGCAGGGCAAACATCAGGTGATAAACCTGTTAATGTATCTTTTAAATCTTCCGTTAAAACTTCTGAACTGAATAAAACTGTGCCATTACAAACCCAGTTTGGTCAAGGGTCAGGTGGTGCATATTCGTATGGTTCATCAGATAGTTGGGGAGATTATATTCCTGACCGAGAAGGTGGTGAAGATTTACAAGTTACTTCACCTACTGGACCTTTTGGTAATCTATATAATGGTTATGGTGTTGATAACAATGATAACGAGTATTATGTAATCCCCAGCGCTGGTGCTACGAATTCTAACACTGGAGAGGTGCTTGGGCCACATGGTGGCAAACGTTCTACACAAACGTATGACCATGGGGATGAAGTTTTCCAAAATGGATTGACCATAGAAAATTCATTGTCACTAAGTGGCGGAGATCAAGATGGAACCTATTATCTGAGCATAGGTAATGTATCCCAAGAGGGAATTATCCGTAATAACAGTAATTATAACAGAACGAATGTTCGGTTTACTGCAGATCAGCAATTTGGTGATTTAAACCTCAGTGGTTCGGCAGCCTATAATAAAAATACGTCTGACCGAATCCAGCAGGGTTCTAACCTAAGTGGTATTTTCTTGGGAGGGCTTCGTACATCGCCAGATTTCAATAACAGTGTGTACGAGTTAGATTATTACGATACTGCTGGAAACCTTTTTCCTGACAAGCATCGCGCCTATCGTAATCCTATAGCTTCTGCTGATAATCCCGGATATGACAATCCGTTTTGGACGATTGAAAATAATGAAAACTCTTCTGTTGTTAATCGTTTGATTGGTAAAGTGGAGGCTTCCTACGATCCAACAAGTTGGTTTAACCTTACAGGTCGAGTTGGATTAGATCGTTACCAAGATCGACGATACTCATTTTTCCCTGTATATAATGCTACGTATGATCCGGGACAAATGACAGAGGAGACGATATCGGAGTATCAGATTAATACTGATATTATCGCTCGTGCCACGCATCAGTTAAATGAGGATTTTTCAGGTTCTGCATTGGTTGGTTTTAATTTCAACCACCGAGAATTTGATAATGTAGGTGCAACGGCCGAGAACTTTACCCTTCCGGGTGATTTTAGAGACTTAGAGAACACTGCACCTGATCAACGGTATCCATTTAATGGAGAAAGTACCGTTCGTACTGCAGCCGTATATTCTGAACTCAAGTTAAATGCTTATGATCAACTCTTCCTTACCGTAACAGGACGTGGGGAGACGGCTTCTACTTTTGGAGAAGAAGCAAGCAGTACATTCTTTTATCCATCAGTTAGTGCAGCATGGCAATTTACTGATCTCGATGCATTGAGTGATAACAGTATTTTAAGCTTTGGTAAGTTGAGAGCTTCTTGGGGACAAGTAGGTCGACAACCAGGTCCATATTTAACAATTACCGATTATGTACCTGCTTCGTTTGGTACAGGATGGGGGCCAGCATTGAGCGCCTCAAATTATGGTGGTGGTTACGTAAGATCTACTAACCAAGGTAATGCAAATCTTAAGCCTGAAACCAAAACTGAAATGGAAGCTGGTCTGGATTTGCGATTCTTTGATGATCGTGTACGGCCAAGTGTAACGTTTTATCAAAATGAAACGACGGATGCTATTTTTAGTGTAGACGTTGCTGCTTCTACAGGTTTTGCAGGACAGACAGCAAATGCTGCAACACTGGAAAACAAAGGTGTTGAAGTAGAACTCGGTGTAGATTGGATTGCTTCAAATGATTTCAATTGGACTACAAATCTCCATTGGAGCACTAATGAAAATGAAGTAACTGATCTACAGGGTACTGAGTCAATTTTCTTGGCTGGATTTGCCGGTACATCGTCAAGAGCTGTTGAAGGAGAAGCCTTAGGTGTACTTTGGGGTGTTCCCTATGCTCGTGATGAGAGTGGAAACCTTGAGTTAAGTAATGCTGGTTTCCCAACCGTTAATGCTACAGAAGGTGTATTAGGTGATCCTAATCCTGATTGGATTGGAGGTGTAACAAATACCTTTAACTATAAAGGGGTTGAACTGAGTTTCATGATCGATATTAAGCATGGTGGAGATATCTGGAATGGAACAAAAGGGGCCCTCTATACCTTCGGTACGCACGAAGATGTTGGTACAATGACAACAGTGAGTGCCAATGAAGCCCAGAATCTTGTAACCTACGGTGGTTCGACAATCGCTGATTTGGCGAATTCTTATGATAATGGCAGTTATAATGGATATGCCGTACAAAATGATGATGGTTCGTATACGTTCCGTGGCCGAGTACACGATTTTGGTGGCGGAGAAGTAGCCCTTGATGAAAGCTGGTACACCGATTTAGGTGGTGGCTTTGGTCCCGTAGCTGAAGAATTTATTCAGGACGGCGGATATGTTCGTTTGAAACAGGTAAAGCTGGGTTACACGCTCTCTAACGAGTGGTTGTCGTCTAAAACTGGATTAAGTTCAGTTAATTTATCGGCTCAAGGTAATAACCTGCTATTATTTACCGATTATGACGGAATTGATCCGGCGACAAACTTAACTGGACCATCTAATGGTCGTGGATTGGACTATTTCAATAATCCGAATACACGGTCATTAATTTTCACCTTAAGAGTGAATTATTAA
- a CDS encoding SusD/RagB family nutrient-binding outer membrane lipoprotein has protein sequence MNTINKLTSLLLVAALTFVSCNDLTDGYDKDPNSPSDAPPELMLSGAQVGMMLFMEAEGARISGMWDGHFTGSDRQYVALNNYNVSATEFDGPWAQAYANTLGQTKVIRSKADELNNRIIKGIAGVVQAQTAGMAAALWGDIPYSQYGNVEEYPNPEYDSQAQVYESVQTLLDESIADLQSGQGINPGDDDVLYSGDLNKWIEAAYTLKARYYLHVGDYEAANTAAQNGISTPDNDMYAEHNSVYGGNMNAYFSFSVYDRPAYMSANEAVGPDMFFTRMDGKTDEIARAYYSYVYPDVLGDIYNTGTEINFVDGPIFGLAPYEGKYASDRDFPLVTYAENELIRAEALTMDGPQQDLDEGISVLNNVREYLRNGYYMGSWESVLGAPRQYDDYNRLDFEAGGMADVTGSGDVQANLFHEIIEERFFTLQGTYATFNDIRRTGNVLGIPANTGNEIPQRFLIPQTEVNANDNVPSDRGGLFDPTPVNSQSQAKALVSQFNYPEWTKEELQEIRAKHISQLREKLKGTSEYEKIKKAYQKVLDQE, from the coding sequence ATGAATACTATTAATAAACTTACAAGTCTGTTATTAGTTGCAGCACTTACGTTTGTAAGCTGCAATGATTTAACTGACGGATATGATAAAGATCCGAATAGTCCCTCTGATGCACCTCCCGAGCTTATGCTCAGTGGTGCCCAAGTGGGTATGATGTTATTTATGGAAGCTGAAGGTGCTCGTATTTCAGGGATGTGGGACGGACACTTTACAGGTTCTGATCGACAGTATGTTGCTTTAAATAATTATAATGTATCAGCTACTGAATTTGATGGTCCTTGGGCTCAGGCGTATGCTAATACCTTGGGACAAACAAAAGTAATTCGCAGTAAAGCGGATGAACTGAATAATCGTATTATTAAAGGGATTGCAGGTGTTGTACAGGCACAAACAGCCGGTATGGCAGCGGCCCTTTGGGGGGATATTCCGTATTCTCAGTATGGGAATGTAGAAGAATACCCCAATCCTGAATATGATTCTCAAGCTCAGGTTTATGAATCCGTACAAACTCTGCTTGATGAGTCAATTGCTGATTTACAGTCTGGACAAGGGATTAATCCTGGAGATGATGACGTACTTTATAGTGGCGATTTGAATAAATGGATTGAAGCCGCATATACCTTGAAAGCTCGTTATTATCTACATGTAGGCGATTATGAAGCTGCTAATACGGCTGCACAAAACGGCATTAGCACTCCGGATAATGATATGTATGCCGAACACAATTCTGTTTATGGAGGGAATATGAATGCATATTTCTCCTTCTCAGTATATGATCGACCTGCATATATGTCTGCTAATGAAGCTGTTGGTCCTGATATGTTTTTTACGAGAATGGATGGGAAAACAGATGAGATCGCAAGGGCATATTACTCTTATGTATATCCAGACGTTCTGGGAGATATTTATAACACAGGGACAGAGATCAATTTTGTAGATGGTCCAATTTTTGGTTTAGCTCCTTACGAGGGAAAGTATGCATCGGATAGAGACTTTCCACTGGTAACTTATGCTGAAAATGAGCTTATTCGGGCAGAAGCCCTTACAATGGACGGTCCACAGCAAGATCTCGATGAAGGTATTTCTGTACTGAATAACGTCCGCGAATATCTGCGAAACGGTTATTATATGGGTTCTTGGGAATCTGTACTTGGAGCTCCACGTCAGTATGACGATTATAACCGATTAGATTTTGAGGCTGGAGGCATGGCTGATGTTACTGGTTCTGGCGATGTTCAGGCGAACCTCTTTCACGAAATTATTGAGGAACGTTTCTTCACGTTGCAAGGTACATATGCAACTTTTAATGATATTAGAAGAACTGGAAATGTTCTGGGTATTCCTGCGAATACAGGGAATGAAATTCCACAACGTTTCTTGATTCCTCAAACAGAGGTGAATGCAAATGACAATGTGCCTTCTGACCGAGGTGGATTATTTGATCCAACGCCGGTAAATAGTCAATCACAAGCCAAAGCTCTGGTTAGCCAGTTTAATTATCCTGAATGGACAAAAGAAGAGCTTCAGGAAATAAGAGCAAAACATATTTCTCAACTTCGAGAGAAGTTAAAAGGTACTTCTGAATACGAAAAAATTAAAAAGGCGTATCAGAAGGTCTTGGATCAAGAATAG
- a CDS encoding SusC/RagA family TonB-linked outer membrane protein: MLRKLLLIVMACLVSAGTAFAQTGTITGTVTDQSSGETLPSVNVFIVELQRGAATNAQGEFTIEGVEYGTYTVRASFVGYDTFEQEVTVDQENMTLDIGLRSQTQELDDVVVTAFGLSRDERSVSYSVQEVSGDNLPSAGNEDLVSSLGGQVSGVQVIGNPGAAIGGSSKIRIRGESGLSTSDPLFVVDGTPISNQNFTSNNRDLGNLAQDLNLDDVESVSVLKGAAAAALYGNRASDGVVVITTKGGEVGERPFQVEFSHSTTASEVYKLPDYQNTYAGGYSQSMIPVGENGESLYFDDNGDPYLEYDEGSDTYSDPYQGEVQQRLNYAADESWGPKMEGQEYRPWWSWYHGDFDGDGQDDYGETAQLNPRPDNVRNFYDTGVEVSNSLAISGGSKSSSYRVSIEDINSSGVMPNSSLDKTYLNFNGALNHNDRFTSKVSFNYINTQTKGQPSQSYSPTQGNPTQMFNQWFQRQLDMDKLQNYRLEDGTIATWNRRSTTNGSPLYWDSPYFSVMENVPYSDRNRVYGNYSLTYEITNNLQVSGKIHADFFDFNTEDRIASGGLETDWYTETQRSRREMNYEGSLQYQNTFGDWSFDGFLGANLRQENYNFVTGETVGGLAVPNLYNLEASSDRPDVSNYSEEKEVRSVYGTANIGWNDLVYIDMTLRNDRSSSLPEANNSYLYYGFSGSMVFTELDFFNNLDFLTYGKLRASYAQVGDDLDPYQIYNRYFLRNPRGSNSAMTVPDLLNNPDLEAAITTDTEFGLDLRFLDGRLRLDGTYYRSISEDEILDLDVSPTSGYDQSLINAGEFETTGLEFALGGTPLQTENWSLDLNVNWSTVLSNQVNELAPQLETRVLENSSFYAQLLAEEGEEWGQIRSYGYARADNGEPIINPATGSYADGGLMKHGSIIPDWNGGVRANLKYKSVSLSAYVDYQKGGQFYSISKMFNNYSGIGAATTGANTLGNPMRDPITDNNGNTTYVNDDGEEVSYVAMPLEDAGSESGGILVEGVDEDGNPVKYLSAPSTHFYQEFLNQEAYIYDASYIKLRNVKLSYTLPNSVMDRVPLAGATVSVHASNPLLLYSSVDDLDPSVIQGVGENSFGWWEGGSVPGTRSVGASVNLRF, translated from the coding sequence ATGTTAAGAAAGTTACTTTTAATAGTAATGGCATGTCTTGTGTCGGCCGGTACTGCTTTTGCGCAGACGGGTACGATTACAGGAACAGTGACCGATCAAAGTTCGGGTGAAACGCTACCCAGCGTAAACGTCTTTATTGTGGAGTTGCAGCGGGGAGCCGCTACTAACGCCCAGGGAGAGTTTACGATAGAAGGGGTCGAATACGGAACGTATACCGTACGAGCCAGCTTCGTTGGGTACGACACTTTTGAACAAGAGGTTACAGTTGACCAAGAAAATATGACTCTTGATATTGGTCTTAGATCACAAACTCAAGAGCTTGATGATGTGGTCGTGACTGCATTTGGACTTAGCCGTGATGAACGGTCTGTAAGTTATTCTGTACAAGAAGTTTCCGGAGATAACTTACCGTCAGCAGGAAATGAAGATTTAGTCAGTTCCCTTGGCGGACAGGTTTCCGGTGTTCAAGTAATTGGGAATCCGGGTGCTGCTATAGGAGGTAGTTCCAAGATCCGTATCCGGGGTGAATCGGGACTTTCTACCAGTGACCCATTATTTGTAGTAGATGGTACACCCATAAGTAACCAAAACTTTACGTCGAACAACCGTGACTTGGGTAATTTGGCCCAGGACTTAAACTTGGATGACGTGGAATCAGTTTCTGTTCTTAAAGGGGCTGCAGCGGCTGCTTTGTATGGTAACAGAGCTTCTGACGGTGTTGTTGTAATTACTACTAAAGGTGGAGAAGTTGGAGAACGTCCTTTTCAAGTAGAATTTAGTCACTCTACAACAGCCAGTGAAGTTTATAAGTTACCTGATTATCAAAATACATATGCCGGCGGTTATAGTCAGTCGATGATTCCTGTCGGAGAAAATGGTGAATCACTTTATTTTGATGATAATGGTGATCCATATTTGGAATATGATGAGGGATCTGATACGTACTCTGATCCTTATCAAGGTGAGGTACAACAGCGTTTAAATTATGCTGCCGACGAAAGTTGGGGGCCTAAAATGGAAGGACAAGAGTATCGCCCATGGTGGTCATGGTATCACGGTGATTTTGACGGTGATGGTCAGGACGACTATGGTGAAACTGCTCAATTGAATCCACGACCGGACAATGTGCGTAATTTCTATGACACCGGTGTAGAAGTATCCAATAGTCTTGCCATAAGTGGAGGATCTAAAAGTTCTTCTTATCGTGTATCTATTGAGGATATTAACAGCTCTGGCGTTATGCCAAACTCTTCACTGGATAAGACGTACTTGAACTTTAATGGTGCCCTTAATCATAATGATAGGTTTACTTCTAAGGTAAGCTTTAACTATATCAATACGCAGACGAAAGGGCAACCATCACAAAGTTATTCTCCCACACAGGGTAACCCTACACAAATGTTTAACCAGTGGTTCCAGCGTCAGCTTGATATGGATAAGCTTCAAAACTATCGGCTGGAAGATGGTACTATTGCCACATGGAATAGACGTTCAACAACGAACGGCAGCCCATTATATTGGGATAGTCCTTACTTTAGTGTAATGGAAAATGTGCCTTATAGTGATCGAAACCGTGTGTATGGGAATTATTCATTGACATATGAAATTACCAATAACTTGCAAGTTTCTGGTAAAATTCATGCTGACTTTTTTGACTTTAATACTGAAGACCGTATTGCAAGTGGTGGATTAGAAACTGACTGGTATACGGAAACCCAGCGTAGTAGAAGAGAAATGAACTATGAAGGTTCACTGCAATATCAAAATACCTTTGGTGATTGGTCTTTTGACGGTTTCTTAGGTGCTAACCTTCGTCAAGAGAACTATAACTTTGTAACTGGTGAAACCGTTGGTGGATTAGCCGTACCAAATCTATATAACCTGGAAGCTTCCAGTGACCGACCTGATGTATCAAACTACTCTGAGGAAAAAGAGGTACGCAGTGTCTATGGTACAGCTAATATTGGTTGGAATGACTTAGTTTATATAGATATGACCCTGCGTAACGACAGGTCATCTTCATTGCCTGAGGCTAATAACTCATATCTTTACTATGGATTTTCTGGTAGTATGGTCTTTACGGAGTTAGATTTCTTTAACAACCTGGATTTCTTGACATATGGTAAGCTTCGTGCTTCATATGCACAGGTTGGTGACGATTTAGATCCCTATCAGATTTATAACCGGTACTTCCTGAGAAACCCACGAGGTAGTAATTCAGCTATGACGGTACCGGATTTATTAAATAATCCTGACCTTGAAGCTGCTATTACAACGGATACTGAGTTTGGATTAGATCTTCGATTTTTGGACGGACGTCTTCGTTTAGACGGTACTTACTATCGTTCAATATCTGAAGATGAAATCCTTGATCTTGATGTATCACCAACCAGCGGTTACGATCAATCATTGATTAATGCCGGAGAATTTGAAACAACCGGACTGGAGTTTGCTCTTGGTGGTACACCGTTGCAAACCGAAAACTGGTCTTTGGACTTGAACGTGAACTGGTCAACGGTACTATCTAATCAAGTTAATGAACTTGCTCCTCAGTTGGAGACACGTGTATTAGAAAACTCCAGCTTTTATGCTCAACTTCTTGCAGAAGAAGGTGAAGAGTGGGGACAGATCCGCAGTTATGGATATGCTCGTGCTGATAATGGAGAACCCATTATTAATCCTGCGACCGGTAGTTACGCCGACGGTGGTTTGATGAAGCACGGTAGTATTATTCCTGACTGGAATGGCGGTGTTCGAGCGAACCTGAAATACAAAAGCGTCTCTCTTTCTGCCTATGTAGATTATCAGAAAGGCGGACAGTTCTATTCTATATCTAAAATGTTTAACAACTACTCGGGTATAGGTGCTGCAACAACAGGAGCGAACACGCTCGGGAACCCCATGCGAGATCCTATCACAGATAACAATGGAAATACAACTTACGTCAACGACGATGGCGAAGAAGTTTCATATGTTGCCATGCCGTTAGAAGATGCAGGTTCGGAATCTGGTGGTATTCTCGTTGAAGGTGTTGATGAAGATGGTAACCCAGTAAAATACCTGAGTGCTCCATCTACCCACTTCTACCAGGAATTCTTGAATCAGGAAGCGTACATCTATGATGCAAGTTATATCAAGCTTCGTAATGTGAAGTTGAGTTATACCTTGCCAAATAGTGTAATGGATCGTGTTCCTCTTGCAGGTGCAACTGTTTCGGTACATGCTTCGAACCCACTACTGCTTTATTCAAGCGTTGATGATCTTGATCCATCAGTAATTCAAGGTGTTGGCGAAAATAGCTTTGGCTGGTGGGAAGGTGGTTCCGTACCTGGAACACGTTCCGTTGGTGCAAGCGTGAATCTTCGATTTTAA